The following proteins are co-located in the Oncorhynchus clarkii lewisi isolate Uvic-CL-2024 chromosome 30, UVic_Ocla_1.0, whole genome shotgun sequence genome:
- the LOC139389895 gene encoding ras-related protein Rab-27B-like, whose product MTTDWDYDYLIKLLSLGDSGVGKTTFLYRYTDNKFNRKFTTTVGIDFREKRVTYLGTGSNGTTEKTFKVHLQLWDTAGQERFRSLTTAFFRDAMGFLLMFDLTNQQSFLNVRNWMSQLQANAYCDSPDIVLVGTKADLKDLRDVQGKQARDLADRYCVPYFETSSATGDEVDQAVTTLLDLVMRRMEQNTEGPVSEAANGSAVINKVAETSTSRKCAC is encoded by the exons ATGACGACTGATTGGGATTACGACTACCTGATCAAGCTCTTGTCATTAGGGGACTCTGGAGTGGGGAAGACCACTTTCCTCTACAGGTACACCGACAACAAGTTCAACCGCAAGTTCACCACCACAGTGGGAATAGACTTCAGGGAAAAGAGAGTG ACGTATTTGGGGACTGGCTCTAATGGAACGACAGAGAAGACTTTTAAAGTGCATCTACAGCTCTGGGACACAGCAGGGCAAGAGAG GTTCAGAAGTCTCACTACAGCCTTCTTCAGAGACGCAATGGGCTTCCTTCTTATGTTTGATCTGACCAATCAGCAGAGTTTTCTGAATGTCAGGAACTGGATGA GTCAGCTACAGGCAAATGCCTATTGTGACAGTCCAGACATAGTCTTAGTTGGCACCAAAGCAGACCTCAAAGACCTGAGAGATGTACAAGGAAAACAAGCCAGGGACCTGGCGGACAGATATTG tgTACCCTATTTTGAGACGAGTAGTGCCACAGGGGATGAGGTAGACCAGGCAGTGACCACTCTGCTGGACCTGGTGATGAGGCGCATGGAGCAGAACACAGAGGGGCCTGTGTCAGAGGCTGCCAATGGGAGCGCAGTCATTAACAAAGTGGCCGAAACCTCCACCAGCAGGAAGTGTGCCTGTTAG